cctatctcatgatcacttgataaactaggttatcacttagggtttcatcaattcaccaaaaccaaactaaagctttcacCTGGATCATCTAATAACTACCTGGTTACCTCCATTTTTAAATATACTATGTTTAGGACAAGCTAATTAGTTAATTTTAAACTAATTAGCTTGTCCTAAACTTCATATATTTAAAAACGGTGGGAGTATTACAATAAGCATTTTTTTGCGTTGCAGCTATACTTTTCTCGCCTACTTTAAAATTCAGGACCACCTACTGTCTGTGGGCTCTATGTTTAATTGGTAATTATGGCAGAAATCAATTCCTTGAAATTCAATCTAGAAACAAAGAAGAACCAAGCAACCATGCTCCAAATTGAACAGATAGATGTGCACATGCAAATTGCTTGTCTGGAGTCTGGAGCAAAAGACCAAAACCTACATATAAGTCTGTTAGACCTGGTTGGCCCTTGTTAGAGTTAGTTTAATTCTATTTTGTGGTAATACTATTTAGAGTTAGGTTGTGGCACTGGAATTTCTTGAACTGCTATTCTTTTTTATCGTAAAACCAAATGCTTTTGACAACGAAGCTGATAATAAATGTTCATACATTCGGAACTTAGAGTGGACCTTTATATGCTTTTATCATTCATTTATCACTATTTGGTAATGTAGAGTTAACTGGAAAATAAGTaaataaaacaaaaataaaatggaAGGCATTGGTAAGAATATGTACGTTTAGTCTCAGTGTTTGGACTGTCACGGTACTATCTAATCTTACGTGTTGCACTGTATCGGcttgattttgattttttttttcttttggtttTTACATGTGGAATTTTCACTTTTATGTTAATAAAAAATCAGAACTTTCTCGTGCCTGAACTCGTACCATTTATACTTTAATATCGATGTAGGTATATTATTTTCATGTTTAATGCAACCGTTTGCAATCAAATTTCATTTACACCttgaataaaaatataaaattctAGAAGTTACATTTATATGCTAACTTGGTTACCAAAATTGTCCTGTAGCCTTTTCTTTGGTCTAGCTCTTCAGAATGTGTTCTTTCCTTTTACTATCATTTGTTCTGCAGGTAACTGAGTTGCGTTGGAAGGAGGGTTCTCATGAAAGTGGTCGGCAGCAATTCATGCAGGTCCCTGTTCTCAATTATTATCATCTGTTACCACTTTATATGGGTCCAGCAGTCCAGCTCAACACTAACAACAACTTACATTCCTGCAGACAATTGACTCATGTATtgaagatgagagagtagaactCGTAAAGCCTGCCGAAGGGGTGGATCTCTACGTATGCCCTTCTCAAGGGAAGACAGCTCAGGTTCTCACAGATCACCTGCCAAAGGAGCACTCGGGCATCCCGAGGAGTACCTGTTATTGGTGTCTTTGTGTGGCAGAGGCACCGTGTTTGTACCCAAACACCCACAAGGCATGAGGGTTCCACGGTGCAGTCGTCTATGCCCATCTCAAGGAAGCAGCAGGCTGTGATTGCTACTACTTCCGTGCCCATGTCTTCCCAGCTTACCAGACCTGCCTCCCAATTTGTCCACCCCAATGAGCATCATTGCCTTGAGTATGATGCTACCTACGATGTTCCTCCGGGCTTTGGCCAAAGGCGTCGTCAAGGATGACAATGACCTTCCTGTATATGACCGTGCTAGCATCTCAAGCAGATCCCTGTCCCCAAATGAAGCTAATGCCATATTCCTACGGGAGGCAGCAGCATGGGCAGGCTCCTTCTCCCCCAATGGACCTAGTCAGTCAACTGGTTCGCaagtatggatgaatgtatgattgAGCCCAGCCCTGGGACCGCAGCCATGACGACTTACCAGGATGGGATCCAAGCTTGAGTGGTCGCCGGTATAATGCAAGGCAGCAGCAGCCTGTGTTGCCATGCCCCTTGTCCCAGGCTTACACTCTGGCTCAGGAACATGCCATGACCGTGCAGTGGCCCTGGAATCACCATGCTGAAGCTCTATCCGTGCAGCCTGGCTGGCAGTCCAGCCCTCAGTGGCAAGCCTTCCGGCAGGGGACCAGGTTTGTTGTGGAGCCCGACGTGGTTGTGCCCAAGCCGACCTCACTGAGAGGAGCCAGGGAGCCATGGCTTGGAAGTTGGAAGCCGCACTAGCAAGTAGTTGATCGCTCCGGAAATCCTCAACGGAACTTCCGCAGCCTGTGACAGTTTACGCTAGGGGTTAATCTCAGCGAGGTGCAAATTATGAGGTAAGCGACTTCTCATCAACACTTCAGCAGGATGTGGATGAAGGGTCGAGTACTCTGTTCTGACGTGACTTGAAACCAAAGCCTGGTTCTTTCTGTCGTGGCTAAGCACGGTCGCAGAAAAGAAAAGCTTGTTTCTGTTGTTCTGTGCTGTATCTCTAACCTTCGTGCTGTGCGACGGTTTGGATTTCCATGTCTAGAAATGATGTCCATGTTtggttctctctctctctgtagGAGGAAAATCGCCTGTTTACGGTTACTCCATTTTTTTTGGGGGTCGTTTACTATGTTGTTATGGTCATTGTCTCATTGAGACCGGTTATCTGAAGGCGGACGTAGGCGACAGCAAAACTGAGGTCCTCCAGGCTGCTCCAGCTCACTGCTCGCGTTACTACTGTTCGTGTCTAGGAGGCGTAGAGCATCCTCTGGCCCTGGGAACTAGTCAGGCATTGCTCCCAGTCCCAGCTGCCCGCGTGTCCGTGCTAACGTCAACCCGACCTGACGATGCAGGCGCCGGTCCGGCTCCGGCACCACCGCAGAGGAAAGGCGAACGGCCATCCCGCACGCGTCCCTACGACCCCACTGCCTCGCTTTGACACAGCGGCGCTCCACCGACAGATTTTTGTACCCTTCCGCCGTGTCCCGGGCGGGCACAATTGTCCGACCGACACGCTGAAACTCCGCGTGGCTTTGCTCCGTTCCTGCTATTCCCCAGGGATCGCGAGGCCGAGACTCATCCAAAACAAACATGGCTGAGGTACTAGTATCTCTATTGGAGTGGATCACCAGCGAACCCGAAAATGCCAAGTGAAGCAAGCAACGATCCGAGTCCTCAACCTTTTTGTGGTCCGTTCTCGAACCATGACGCACTGTAGGCCAACTACACGCACTTCCGGAGCTCAACAAACCGAGATTGCGACGCCTGGACAGGTCCGTTACACCACACATCAACAACCTCCCAGGATGAAAGCAGTGACAAACAACAGATGCATCGCTTGGACTCTTTCTAGCACCATTATTACTGCATCATTCCCAGTTGCTTAAGCAAGAGGGGACAGCGGAAAGTGGCTCATTTCTATGCTCCTTAATCACATGTATATACAACATGTAATGTAAAGCGCAACGAATTTCCATCGGTAGAAGGAAGTCGAAGGAAGAATAAACAATGCTTCGCATTACAGGCACGCAACATGTTCATGGTGATGCTCGTAGACCGTAGTATCTTTTTTTATTCCCACTCAACTACCCAATCATGGGATACAACAACGAACCAACGAATTAAATTATGCAACTGGATGAATAACAAGTGTGCTACAGCAGTCGTAGTGGCATAATGATCAGTCGAGGCGCATCATGTCCTTGTGGAAGGCGTCGACGGCGTCGGCGGCGACGCACTGCGTGATGAGCCGCGCGCCGGGCTTGTGCGCGGAGGGCCGGACCAGGATGCACGTCGCGATGTAGTCCAGGTTGGTGAGCGGGACGACGTGCACGGGGCAGCCCCACCCGTAGTCCACCTCCGCGAACCCCAGGCGCGACCAGTCCGACACCAGCAGCGTCCGGTAGTCCGACGTGATCCGGTAGGGATCGACCCCGCCGGCGCCGGTGTCCCCCGCGCTCCACCGCGCGAACTCGGCGGGCAGCCGCTTCTTGCCCTCGCGGATGAGCCGCACCACGTCGTACACGGACGCGTCCGACACGGCCTCGGCCGGCGCCGACACGCGCATGATGTAGTAGCAGTTGCCGTAGAACCCGCCCGGGAGCGAGCGGCGCCCCTGCAGCGCCGGGCGCGCGTTCATGGCGAAGCACACGTGCACGGAGGAGCCGGGCGCGAAGCCCGCCGCGCGGGTGCGGGACTGCCACGCCTTGGCGATGAGCACCTCGAACGCGCTGCACCGCTGGCCGCCCGTCTGCTCCAGGAACCGGGCCTTGAAGTGCTCGATGTAGTCCGTCGAGATGTCCATGGCGAGGTACTGCAGCCGGAGCTCCGTCGGCACCGGGAGCGGGCCCACCGCCGCGCAGGGAGGGTTCGGGATCGCCTCGCGGCCCCAGGCCGGGGCCACCAGCGGCGCCGCGTGCCCACGCGCCATGTCACCGACGGCGGTCATGAACTGCGCCGCGCCGGGCCCGTCCGCCACCGCGTGGCTGAACCGGAACCCGACCACGAAGCCGCCGCACGCGAACTGCGTCACCTGCATTCAGGAATGGACGGCAAACGATCAGTCAaacgccatggccgacgagccGTTGACTTCTCTGTTCTCTCAAGAACCAACCAATTGCTTCCAGAACGCACGCAAACGGGACACTAGGAAGGAGAAGGATTTGGTACCTGGACAAGGAGGATGAGCGAGTCCTCAGGGAGGGGGTCAGACTCGGGGGGATAGCTGGGGTGCGGAAGGAGCTCGTCCTTGGGCACCATGAGCGGGTACTCGAGGTAGTCCACGTCCTCCAGGGTGCAGCTGGCCGCGGCCTCGATGAACCACACGCCGTCGCCGGTACAGTCCACCACCAGCTCCCCCTCGTCCGAGGCCGCCAGCCTCCCGGCGATGGGGGTAGTAGCTCACCAGCGCGGCGGCCAGCGCGCGCTCAATGGCCCTGGCgggcgcctccgcctccgcctccgcgtccgggTCAGCTCGGCCCTTGAAGACGTGGAGGGACTCGATGAGCGCGCGCTGGGTTGGGTAGCGGTCGAGCCAGGACAGCGGGAGCTGGCCCCGGGGCGTCGGCGCCGACGGGGCCACCACCCGCTGCGCCAGGCGCGTCACGGTGGCCGCCGCACCCGCGCTCCTCATTTTGGTGGCCGCTCGCTCCCGGTGAGGGATctgggccgcggcggcggcggcggtagacTGGCGGTGGTGGGTGCGCGCGCTGGCTGCTGGCTGGCTCACCTGGGAAGCAAGGTACGACCGGTACCGGGTTTTATAAGGTTTTTGGTAAAATCGTGGTGTTGCCGCTACGACTAGTTGTTTGCGTCGGCCATGAGTGGGTTTGAAAAGGATTGCCCACCGCACGATCCAAAGGTGAAGCAACTAGATGCAGCAGCCATTGCGCATCTAGGAGCTATCTCGAGCTACTTTGGAACATGCTTGCAAATGCCTTGCAACACTAGTTAAACCTGTACTTAGTTTGGTTACTCGGTGAGTTAGTTCACCTGGTTTGAGTCTTCGAATAGAAATGGTGCTTGCTTGTATTATTTGTTATTTCTTTCTgggtaaagtccaatttacaccctccaactttcaCCGAAGTCcgaatttcaacctcgaacttcaaaaccggataactttggccctccaactcttgaaACCGTTCAACTTTCGaccttctgggcggttttgcggataaacagtaacttttgatattttcgggtggcgccgaaattttatattattttttcgagcatcttaatgtcctcaaatgaaaaaactcaaaactacaaagttgtagatctcgtcgaggtctataatttacatataaaaattatcttcatccgacatcgtattgaatggtttttttattttttgaaatttaagtcttatcacgcgacaaaatatggtgctgaaattttattttattttttcgagcatcttactgtcctcaaatgaaaaaactcaaaactacaaagttgtatatctcatcgagatctataatttacatataaaaattatcttcatccgacatcgtattgaagggttttctattttttgaaatttgagtctcatcacgcggcAAAttgttttgtcgcgtgatgagactcaaattttaaaaaatagaaaacccttcaatacgatgtcggatgaagataatttttatatgtaaattatagaactcgacgagatctacaactttgtagttttgagttttttcatttgaggacgttaatatgctcgaaaaaataatataaaatttcagcaccatattttgtcgcgtgataagactcaaatttcaaaaaataaaaaaccattcaatacgatgtcggatgaagataatttttatatgtaaattgtagacctcgacgagatctacaactttgtagttttgagttttttcatttgaggacgttaagatgctcgaaaaaataatataaaatttcggcgccacccgaaaatatcaaaagttactgttcatccgcaaaaccgcccagaaggttgaaagttgaacggTTTTAAGAGTTGGAGagccaaagttatccggttttaaagttcgaggttgaaatccggactttggtgaaagttggagggtgtaaattagaCTTTACCCTTTCTTTTTTAGCCagtagagcatctccaatagttcacaaaaattagtttacaaaattaattaatttgtCAAGTCACTAAAAAAATTGTGATATTTGTTAGGTTCCTCTAAATGTTTTCAAAAATCTCActactaaaaaataaaaaattagtcCCACATGATGGGTTGTTGGCGACACCTCAGTCTTGACGGCCACTTcatcgccatggccgtcgccagtTGCGTCACTGTCGGCCCAGTTAATAAGCCTTAGAGCGCTAGCTAAATACATAAGTGAATCATGATTCGTAAGTATCTTAATTGGTCCCTTGCTATTTTTCAGTTCTTTTTTAGTATACACTGGTTCATAAGAGCGTTGAAACAGGTTTGCAGTCACTAAGCCCAAATGAATCGATACATTTTTCACATAGTGGGACTACAGAATTGTAACATAACCATTGGTTCCTCTTAGCAgctgatattaagaataacatcaaccATTCTtcaatctttcatctcaaaattgttGGAAGTACTACACCTCCTTAATCACATTAAGACCAGGTCcaaatattagtatgtcatcaacatacaaACACAAGATCACATCTTCACCCCCACCATAACAATGGTACATATTTGTCAGATTTGTTCACGACAAAGCTAGTAGATATTTGTCAGAGAAGAGATCACAAACAGTTCCATCGGTGAAGCTGAAGcagttttggtaaaccgtttggtaAAATGGCTTCCTGTGAGagtatgtttttaggggcttGGAGGAGGAGCGGGGAGAAgtcactttttttggctccatcccaccccaaatcactgtgagagcatgtttttagggacttcacaagtgaagctattttactttacctcgtttggtagaaaacggctccaaacggccCCTAAAGCCGGTGGAGAAGACCTgttaaacggggccttagtcacAATCCTATGTGGAACTAAGACTTTAATATACCTAGCATTTAATATGAATATTAggatttatttgatttaattagATTAAATATGAGCCAAGTCTAAATTAAATCCAACATCCATCCCATAGCAATATGCCGTTAAATTAACTAGCTCCACTGGTTCTGACCATCTTCATCACTTAGTAAGACACCGGCTGGACAAAACTGTAGCAAACTTACTCTAAGCCTGGCAGCAACAATTCCAAAAGCACCGAactctgttcgcttgtcttataattcgtATTTTTCGGTTTgtcttttcagctggaacagtgtttttctctcagaatagtgtttcagcttgttttttcagcgaaacgaacgggcctAACATATCTTTCCCTAACCTTTTCTCTAGTGATTTTGTTTtctatttatatataaaaaaaagtatGGCAAAATGACCTCATTGGTACGACGCAGGCGGTACTGAACTGGCGCTCCGGTTCAAGCACCAAGCGCGTGCATTGAATTTTACAAACGTTTGAACCGGTATAACCGTGTGTTCCAGTCACCGCCTAGATAATTTGTTTACGCCGCGGCACGTACGTAGCATTTGTCAATGCCCCTCCGTGGCAGCGCGCGTGGCTGCGACTCTGCGTGTGCGTTCTGGTCTTCTGGAAGCAAAGCTGGCGTAGCCATCACCGACACCAACGCATCCGCTATCTGAGCTGAGCAGCCAATCGGAGCGAATAATTTCTCCTGGCGAAGCAGTGGAGGCCGTGGAGGCCCCGTCAAAGGTCACGTACGCTCCGGACCAGAGCTCGACGGACTTCATCAGACATTCAGACTAGACGAGAGGTCTCGAAATCTTCTTGCTTTTGCTCCGATTTTCTGGTGTCTTCTCAGTTAAGGGAACTAAAAAAAAGCGTTTTCGTTTCCCTCTCGTGGCCTGAAGACAACCATGGCGTCATGGTTAGTTGGAGGAAAATGGCCGGTCACCGCAGCTCACCTTCCTTTCAGGGCCTTACCATTTTTTTTTTGACTGAAACTGTGGACCAAAGCTCCCCAGAAATATATTAAAACAAGAGTTAAATGCATGGGTGGTCCATCAACTTGCGCTCTAGTTTCACTTAAGTCCATCAACTCTGAAAGTGGGTTTTTGAATCCATAATCTTTGTCAGTGGCACCTTCCTAGTCCCATACCCCctttgttttaattttttaacCGACGTGGCATCTCCGGGTCCAGGTGGACGCCGCACACacgcatgcatgatgcatgcacgtcggCGTCTTGGCGCTGGAGGAGGCAGTGAGCGCCTTGAGGTTCTCGGTCGATGCCGGAGCAAAATCCTGCGGCAGCCACGCGCGCCAGACGATGCGCCGCATGTTGCTCCGTAGGCTCTGCTGAACCAGCTGCCGCACGGCGCGCTTCTCGGCGCTCATGCCGGTGTCGTCGAACTCCCCGTCCACCGACTCCTCCCCGCGGCACCTGCGCT
The nucleotide sequence above comes from Miscanthus floridulus cultivar M001 chromosome 18, ASM1932011v1, whole genome shotgun sequence. Encoded proteins:
- the LOC136524225 gene encoding uncharacterized protein translates to MVLAHRSYGDRAAMAKAAASSALLELTLVGTALAQKRTSRILEILCADKGKQVADDVSGVMATVSAPQERRCRGEESVDGEFDDTGMSAEKRAVRQLVQQSLRSNMRRIVWRAWLPQDFAPASTENLKALTASSSAKTPTCMHHACVCAASTWTRRCHVG